The following coding sequences are from one Thamnophis elegans isolate rThaEle1 chromosome 5, rThaEle1.pri, whole genome shotgun sequence window:
- the SNPH gene encoding syntaphilin, which produces MSLPGSRRPSTGSRSREFYGRSGSASLFKSATAPATPTEKQPLLPASRRPSPPVSMRDTYGTSSLSSSSNSGSCKGSDSSPTPRRPMKYLLCSDNHGIKPPTPEQYLTPLQQKEVCIRHLRARLRDTHERLQDRDGEIEDLKTQLSRMQEDWIEEECHRVEAQLALKEARKEIKQLKQVIDTVKNNLIEKDKGLQKYFVDINIQNKKLETLLHCMEVAQDGTVKEEGHAESAGGSPARSLTRSSTYTKLSDQGATDRNIGGSQTISVDDGADSGFVAAENSLSRTDLLDHSSLLSSGVECGPDDASSLHTSYTLGSQMPTSSTYEKLQSVEAAVQASCMQEQAIQTDFGHYQPDLDTILEKVMKSQAGSLASPTSEWPSEIEEVTEPTSFESGVANCSNPTDRTAPEPFSVVVVSAGEKPDGQPASQNPAVHQPCSASPSVSIVCTPEDEATDQGEDTAGAAAPVEPKTYWSRHFLVDLLAVVVPAVPTVAWLCRSQQRQGQPVYNISSLLRGCCTVALHSIRKISCRSVTNVNSSCSQP; this is translated from the exons CCGTGAGTTTTACGGAAGGAGTGGCTCAGCCTCCCTCTTTAAGTCTGCAACGGCCCCAGCCACTCCGACTGAGAAACAGCCTCTTCTTCCTGCCTCCAGGCGCCCCTCCCCGCCCGTCAGTATGCGCGACACCTACGGCACATCTtcgctcagcagcagcagcaactccGGCTCCTGTAAGGGCAGCGACAGCAGTCCCACACCAAG GCGCCCCATGAAGTACCTCCTGTGTAGCGACAACCATGGGATCAAGCCCCCAACCCCGGAGCAATACCTCACCCCCCTGCAGCAGAAGGAGGTCTGCATCCGGCACCTGCGGGCCAGGCTGAGGGACACCCACGAGAGGCTGCAGGACAG GGATGGTGAGATTGAAGACCTGAAGACCCAGCTCTCCCGGATGCAGGAAGACTGGATTGAGGAGGAGTGTCACCGTGTGGAGGCCCAGCTGGCCCTCAAAGAAGCCCGGAAAGAGATTAAGCAGCTCAAGCAGGTCATCGACACCGTCAAGAACAACCTGATCGAGAAAGACAAAGGCCTCCAAAAGTACTTTGTGGACATCAACATTCAGAACAAGAAGCTGGAGACGCTGCTGCACTGCATGGAGGTGGCGCAGGACGGGACGGTCAAAGAGGAAGGGCACGCTGAGTCAGCTGGGGGGTCCCCCGCCCGCTCCCTCACCCGCAGTTCCACGTACACCAAGTTGAGTGACCAGGGAGCGACGGACAGGAACATCGGTGGCTCTCAAACCATCTCGGTGGACGACGGAGCTGATAGCGGCTTCGTGGCTGCCGAGAACTCCTTGAGCCGGACAGATTTGCTGGACCACAGCAGCCTCCTGTCCTCAGGGGTGGAGTGTGGCCCCGACGACGCCTCGTCCCTGCACACCTCCTACACCTTGGGGTCCCAGATGCCCACCAGCTCCACGTACGAGAAGCTGCAGAGCGTGGAAGCCGCCGTACAAGCCAGCTGCATGCAGGAACAAGCCATCCAGACGGACTTTGGACATTACCAGCCAGATCTGGACACCATCTTGGAGAAAGTCATGAAGTCTCAAGCGGGCAGCCTCGCCAGCCCCACCTCGGAGTGGCCCTCGGAGATAGAGGAAGTGACCGAGCCCACCAGCTTCGAGAGTGGTGTCGCCAACTGCTCGAACCCCACGGACAGGACGGCCCCCGAACCCTTCTCGGTTGTCGTGGTCAGTGCGGGAGAAAAGCCCGATGGCCAGCCGGCCTCGCAAAACCCAGCCGTGCATCAGCCGTGCAGCGCCAGCCCTTCCGTGAGCATCGTCTGCACCCCTGAAGACGAGGCAACCGATCAAGGAGAGGACACCGCAGGGGCAGCAGCCCCAGTGGAGCCCAAAACTTACTGGAGCCGCCACTTCCTTGTAGATCTCTTGGCGGTGGTCGTGCCAGCTGTGCCTACAGTCGCCTGGCTGTGCCGTTCGCAGCAGAGGCAGGGTCAGCCCGTTTACAACATCAGCTCTCTGCTGCGGGGCTGCTGCACCGTCGCCCTCCACTCGATCCGGAAGATCAGCTGCCGGTCGGTCACCAATGTGAACAGCTCCTGCTCTCAGCCataa
- the SDCBP2 gene encoding syntenin-2 yields the protein MGISSPSQQAENEAKARSLITIDEAEPTTNIQIRLADGGRLAVGPSSLAQAPLVAPVTGSDAGLRRAEIKPGLREIQLCKDERGKTGLKLRSIDKGLFVQLVKANSPAALAGLRFGDQILQINGRNCTGWNMDKAKRALKKASPEKILMVVRDRPFQRTVTMHKDGTGHVGFVIKRGQITSLARDSSAARNGLLTKHHICEVNGQNVIGLKDKEITEILANAGKIITLTIIPAVIYEHMIKKLSSGLVKSSMDRSVPDI from the exons ATGGGCATCAGCTCCCCCTCTCAGCAGGCGGAAAACGAAGCCAAAGCTCGTTCCCTGATCACCATCGATGAGGCGGAGCCCACCACCAACATCCAGATCCGGCTGGCAGACGGTGGGCGCCTT GCTGTGGGCCCCTCTTCCTTAGCTCAAGCTCCGTTGGTGGCTCCCGTCACGGGAAGCGACGCAGGGCTGCGTCGCGCGGAGATCAAACCCGGTTTGCGTGAGATCCAACTATGCAAGGACGAACGTGGGAAGACCGGACTGAAGCTGAGGAGCATTGATAAG GGACTCTTCGTGCAGTTGGTCAAAGCCAACTCTCCGGCAGCTCTGGCGGGGCTGCGTTTCGGTGATCAGATCCTCCAGATCAACGGGAGGAACTGCACGGGGTGGAACATGGACAAGGCGAAGCGGGCGCTGAAGAAGGCCTCGCCGGAGAAGATCCTTATGGTGGTTCGGGACAG GCCTTTCCAGCGAACGGTGACCATGCACAAAGACGGCACTGGCCATGTGGGTTTCGTCATTAAGCGAGGCCAGATCACCTCACTGGCCAGAGACAGTTCTGCGGCCCGGAACGGACTCCTCACCAAGCATCACATCTGCGAAGTCAACGGACAGAATGTCATTGGCCTGAAG GACAAGGAGATCACCGAAATCCTGGCCAACGCTGGAAAGATCATCACGCTCACCATCATCCCGGCCGTCATCTACGAGCACATGATTAAAAA GCTCTCAAGCGGATTAGTCAAGTCGTCCATGGATCGTTCGGTCCCCGATATATAA